DNA from Spirosoma oryzicola:
CTAGCGACACAATAGCCATGAACAGCCGAGGTACTGAAATACTTGTCGAGGGGCTGTCGTGAGTAAACTGCAATTTACCCAGTAGATAAAAGCCCAGCATACCGAAAATGATAACCCACAGCACCAGAAACACTTCCCGGTCGAACCACTGCCAGTGATACGCCAGATTGACATTCGACAGAAATTTCAGCGCCAGTGCCAGCTCGAGGAAGCCCAGGACAACCTTTACGGAGTTGAGCCAACTCCCCGATTTGGGCAGTGAGGCCATCCAGGAGGGAAACAGCGAGAACAGCATAAAGGGTAGTGACAAGGCCAGGGCAAAGCCAAACATACCCACGGCGGGACCTATGAGCTGACCCATCGAAGCGGCCTGTACCAGCAGCGTACCGATGATAGGCCCCGTGCAGGAAAAAGATACCAGGGCCAGCGTCGTGGCCATGAAGAAAATGCCCGGCAAACCACCCTGATCGGCCTTGGCATCCATTCTGTTTGCCCAGGACGTAGGCAGAATGATCTCGAAAGCCCCAAAAAATGAAGCCGCGAAGCCAATCAGCAGCAAAAAGAAAGCACAGTTGAAGATACCGTTGGTTGATAGCTCGTTCAGGGCATCGGCCCCGAAGAGGACCGTAATCAGGAGTCCTAGTGACACGTAGATCCCAACGATCGATAACCCATAAATGAGTGCATTACGGATGCCCTGCGCCCGGCTTGCGGATCGTTTGGTGAAAAAGCTCACCGTCATGGGCAATAGCGGAAAAATGCACGGCATGAGAATTGCCGCAAAGCCGCCCAGTAAACCCGCTACAAATGTGACCCAGAGCGATGGAGCAGCCGCTTCCTGAGGCCCTGTGCCTGTCGAGGAAGGGGTGGGGGATAGGGTCGTTTGGGTCATCGTATCCGCTCCTGTAGCCGACTCCTCGATTGGTGCAAACTCCAGTCCTTCTGTAGAGAGTGTATCCTGCGCCCAAGCTGTCTGGGGACCGCCGACCAGGAGCGCTACCATCAATAAACAGGGCATTAGCCAGCGCCAACCAGAAAACAGAGATCGATGTGTAGTCATGTCGTTCACTATTTTATGGATACGCTGAAGGGGATTTCGTCGGGGGGCAGGCACTGCTTGTCGTTGCAGAC
Protein-coding regions in this window:
- a CDS encoding protein-disulfide reductase DsbD family protein; protein product: MTTHRSLFSGWRWLMPCLLMVALLVGGPQTAWAQDTLSTEGLEFAPIEESATGADTMTQTTLSPTPSSTGTGPQEAAAPSLWVTFVAGLLGGFAAILMPCIFPLLPMTVSFFTKRSASRAQGIRNALIYGLSIVGIYVSLGLLITVLFGADALNELSTNGIFNCAFFLLLIGFAASFFGAFEIILPTSWANRMDAKADQGGLPGIFFMATTLALVSFSCTGPIIGTLLVQAASMGQLIGPAVGMFGFALALSLPFMLFSLFPSWMASLPKSGSWLNSVKVVLGFLELALALKFLSNVNLAYHWQWFDREVFLVLWVIIFGMLGFYLLGKLQFTHDSPSTSISVPRLFMAIVSLAFALYLVPGLWGAPLQAVAAFLPPQQTQDFDLYTQRLTQSGMTQSGVTNETTHSPTVKKYGDLFHAPLGLNAFFDYEEGMNYAKSVGKPVLVDFTGHACVNCRKMEATVWPDPAVLKRLREDYVLIQLYVDDKTELPETEQRVSSFSGKKIKTIGNQWSDLQASRFNANSQPFYVLLGPDGKPLVQPQGADYDPLNFVSFLDSGRQTY